The Triticum urartu cultivar G1812 chromosome 5, Tu2.1, whole genome shotgun sequence genome contains the following window.
GATTTTAGAAGTCATCTGGTTAATGAAGAACGTCGTCGGCCTCATCACCAAAAAGGCCACCACAAAATTTGTGGCCCATTTCATCTTGTTGGAAGTGATGTTTCTTATCAACGTTCATTGTTAGTGTACTAGTATACAGAGTGTTCTTCAACAATAGGCATCACTGCATCAGAAACAGATAGATAACAAACATTTTCACTAGATCATGAGCTCAATTCATCTGCGCATGCTTTATAATACTAGTACCCGAATTATACCCAGGCTAATGATCTGCTTCTTGCTTCCTATTATCATGCCAGGAATGCGTTTAATGGACAAATTTAAGCAGATGGCTAAGGATCTCGGCACAGACGATCTCGTTCTGCACGCTAAGAGAATATTGCATTCCTCTTTCGCAGTTGCTTATCAGTCTTCTTGTGATTATCCTATGGTACTCGGTGCTGGGATCTTGTTGCTGCTACTACATAGGATTTGCCCTCCTCTACTTGCTTTCCTAGTGTCTTCCTCTCCCCTCCTGCTGTTAACCGGACTTCTTCTCGGAGCCCTTTTGAGTTATGGTGAACCAAATACCCCCTCAGTGACTGCAGAAGGAGACTCTGATAATCAACAAACTTTGACCCCGGAGTCCAAAAATTCCATTGCTGACTGCTCGACCGAGGAGGTTGAGAGTGTTACTATCGAGACTTGCTTGGAGAAGAGAACCGGCAGTGCAGGAGTATATGTCGAGGAGAGAGCCCCGGCCAATAACACGCATGACAATCACTGCGAAGAAACAAATGTCATGTTTCTGGCAGCTGATACTGTGCTTAGCACGGAGTCTTCTAAATATGCCCAGAGCAATGTCATCATGGGAAGAGAAGGATATGGTGAGCAAATCAGCGAGAAGTCTGATCTGCAAGAATTTGAGAGCAGCAATAATGAAAGAGGTGACTATGAAGTACACAATCATTATCAGTTTGGTGAACCCACGAGTCCCTGCTGGCAGTCTGCTGACCGGCAGGATCCTTGTTATGGTTCTGAATCTGATCTTACTGATGACAGTTCTTCTCCTGATGCATCCATGACCGACATAATCCCAATGCTTGAAGAGTTGCACCCACTGATAGACTTGGGGACTGGTCACCCCACCTTGGCCTCCAGGTCCAGGGACAACTTGAATTCTTCATCAGATGACGATGAGAGTGACCTTGAGGAGGATGACGATGACGACAGTATCTCGGACGATGAAGAtgaaggagaggaagaggagaaagATGATGGAAATGATCAGGAGGATGTCATAGGAAAGAATGGTAGGGCCGATGGTCTGATGGAGCTGCAGAGAGCAAAGAATATCCTGAAGTTTGAACTCGATCAGAGGCTAATGGACTTGCAAACCGCTGATGCAACACAGAAATTGAAGGAGGCATCCCGTTTCTTTGTCCAGGTTCCTTCCATTTCCACACCAAGAGGGCAACCATATGATCCTTCAAATGCCTCAGGGGAAGGGGAAGTGATAGAGTTACCCCAGATACCTGATTCAGCACCATCTGTCCTCCTGCCTATGGGAAGCCTATTTGATCTTCCTTCTGACCATATTGTGGACCATAACAGTCAATTGGAAGAAACTTGGACTCCTCGCTCGTACTCTCCAGCAACACAGCTTAGAAAGCATGGAAACTTCCATGGACGGCACTCCGCTAATCCGTGTCGCAGTGGCCTCAAATCGGAGAAAGGTGAAATTGGTGGAGAAGATGCCCTTGGTAGTCACTCGGACAGTGATGCTGCTAAGCAAGGGAATGATGGGAGGTTATCTTGTTCACAGGAAGCACATTTAGGTGAAGAGATCAAAATACTAAGCCCAGTAATTTCAGATGCTGGTGTGTTGAAAGGAGATTACGGGATGCATGAAGGCAATAACAATGCTGATTCCAGTGATGATATAAATTCATTTCCTACCATGAAAAATGAATCCAGCACTTCAGAAGCGGAGGTTTCAGTTCATCCAGGTAAATTTGTTATGGCTTTCAGACGAATAAATATAATGTACTTTTTCCTATTGGAAATCTTTGCTCAACTAAGGTTGATAATATCTTGCAGGCGGTGAGCAATCAGTGCTATGCTGTCTATCCAAAGTAAATAATTCTGAGCAATATGTCGTCGAAGCGAATTCCATCGATGAAGTTAACTCGTTATTCAGGAGCCGCATGGAGGAAGTGCTAGTGCAGTCCGTTTCAGAGCCCGTTATGGGGCAACCTTTGACAGTTACACTTGAAGATGACTCGAGTGACCCGGCGTTATGTCCAAACCCCGGGATGCATGCCATTGAAGCGAGTTCAGTTGAAGAATTAAATTCACAATTTGTACAAATCAATCACGAAGTACTGACATATGACGCTTGGGATGTTGAGCCGGTTCAAGAAAAGTCAAGTGAAGAAGCATTTCTTGCTGCAGATGAGCATACTTCAGAAGTCCCAGTTGG
Protein-coding sequences here:
- the LOC125508650 gene encoding uncharacterized protein LOC125508650, translating into MRLMDKFKQMAKDLGTDDLVLHAKRILHSSFAVAYQSSCDYPMVLGAGILLLLLHRICPPLLAFLVSSSPLLLLTGLLLGALLSYGEPNTPSVTAEGDSDNQQTLTPESKNSIADCSTEEVESVTIETCLEKRTGSAGVYVEERAPANNTHDNHCEETNVMFLAADTVLSTESSKYAQSNVIMGREGYGEQISEKSDLQEFESSNNERGDYEVHNHYQFGEPTSPCWQSADRQDPCYGSESDLTDDSSSPDASMTDIIPMLEELHPLIDLGTGHPTLASRSRDNLNSSSDDDESDLEEDDDDDSISDDEDEGEEEEKDDGNDQEDVIGKNGRADGLMELQRAKNILKFELDQRLMDLQTADATQKLKEASRFFVQVPSISTPRGQPYDPSNASGEGEVIELPQIPDSAPSVLLPMGSLFDLPSDHIVDHNSQLEETWTPRSYSPATQLRKHGNFHGRHSANPCRSGLKSEKGEIGGEDALGSHSDSDAAKQGNDGRLSCSQEAHLGEEIKILSPVISDAGVLKGDYGMHEGNNNADSSDDINSFPTMKNESSTSEAEVSVHPGGEQSVLCCLSKVNNSEQYVVEANSIDEVNSLFRSRMEEVLVQSVSEPVMGQPLTVTLEDDSSDPALCPNPGMHAIEASSVEELNSQFVQINHEVLTYDAWDVEPVQEKSSEEAFLAADEHTSEVPVGNGSRELSTAEENQQFAGTSRLHVIEVTSAEEMKRLFNTLEDVQDQMHHSSEHKLAQGTGGSASGTLGLETEPVEDAGSAFEQLISGHDKGKMSQDVEVELKPSELNSELEVTEAQTLDDDSSYDTFGSGSKVTELKDSAGTPKSVAVEGRHEEDV